One Fulvia fulva chromosome 12, complete sequence genomic region harbors:
- a CDS encoding Dimethyl-sulfide monooxygenase — translation MTIREHMRPFSSLHGLPSITSANGSTNGSNSRKKQLILNAFVESCSGHQSPGLWRHPDDKSANFNDIEHWVNLARLLESAKIHGIFIADVLGGHDVYRNSLDPAIISAAQWPVNEPLAVVAAMTAATKSIGVGVTVATTYEQPYHLAWRLSTIEHLSKGRLGWNIVTGYLDSAARNLINDEQPKHDNRYTVAEEYMKVMYKLFQSSWRDDAVVRDAKRGVFTAPERVRIIDHKGEFYTVPGPHICQPSPQRTPLLLQAGTSKSGKLFAAQHAEAIFVAGHSPSVVAASVAEIRKTAETKFRRDPNSLKFLAMFCPVIGKTQEEAVAKFEDYIQYGSVDGALALFGGWTGINLEPYADDEELRQVGSNAIQSAVEAWSKSSPGIAKWTKHTVARHLQIGGLGATVVGTPAHVADEMQRWVDEADVDGFNMPYAIFPGSFEDIVELLVPELRRRNVFWDEYAVPGGTYRENFYQREGQKQPLEQHVASKYRWRARVRREDAVIPE, via the exons ATGACGATCCGGGAGCACATGAGGCCGTTCTCGAGCTTGCATGGCCTGCCAAGCATTACATCGGCCAACGGGTCTACCAATGGGAGCAACAGCAGGAAGAAGCAGTTGATCCTGAATGCCTTTGTTGAGTCCT GCAGCGGCCATCAGTCTCCAGGCCTTTGGCGACACCCCGACGACAAGTCCGCCAACTTCAACGACATCGAACACTGGGTCAACCTCGCAAGACTTCTCGAATCTGCAAAGATCCACGGAATTTTCATCGCTGATGTTCTCGGTGGCCACGACGTCTACCGCAATAGTCTGGATCCTGCCATCATCTCCGCTGCCCAGTGGCCCGTGAACGAGCCGTTGGCTGTGGTTGCCGCTATGACGGCTGCGACGAAGTCGATCGGCGTGGGTGTGACTGTGGCGACGACGTATGAGCAGCCTTACCATCTGGCTTGGCGGTTGTCGACGATCGAACATCTCTCGAAAGGACGACTTGGCTGGAACATCGTGACGGGATACTTGGACTCTGCTGCGCGGAATTTGATCAATGATGAACAGCCGAAGCATGACAATCGCTACACTGTTGCTGAGGAGTATATGAAAGTCATGTACAAGCTCTTTCAATCCTCGTGGCGAGATGACGCTGTCGTTCGAGATGCGAAACGAGGTGTCTTCACAGCCCCCGAGCGAGTCCGGATTATCGATCATAAAGGGGAGTTCTATACCGTGCCCGGACCTCACATATGTCAGCCTTCACCGCAGCGCACGCCACTCCTGCTGCAAGCTGGGACTTCCAAATCCGGCAAACTCTTCGCAGCTCAGCACGCTGAGGCGATCTTCGTCGCTGGCCACAGTCCTTCCGTCGTCGCAGCAAGCGTCGCTGAGATCCGCAAGACTGCGGAGACGAAGTTTAGACGAGATCCGAACAGCTTGAAGTTCCTGGCCATGTTCTGTCCCGTCATCGGCAAGACGCAAGAAGAAGCCGTCGCGAAGTTCGAGGATTACATCCAATACGGCTCCGTCGATGGTGCCCTGGCACTCTTCGGCGGCTGGACTGGAATAAATCTCGAGCCGTATGCTGACGATGAAGAGCTCCGACAGGTGGGCAGTAATGCTATTCAGTCGGCGGTCGAAGCATGGTCGAAGTCTAGCCCTGGTATTGCAAAGTGGACTAAGCATACTGTTGCACG ACACCTCCAAATCGGCGGACTCGGCGCCACAGTCGTTGGTACCCCTGCACATGTCGCCGACGAAATGCAGCGATGGGTGGACGAAGCTGATGTCGATGGGTTCAATATGCCATACGCTATCTTTCCAGGCTCGTTCGAGGATATTGTGGAGCTACTAGTGCCAGAGTTGAGGAGGAGAAACGTGTTCTGGGATGAGTATGCTGTGCCTGGAGGCACCTATAGGGAGAACTTTTATCAGAGGGAGGGCCAGAAGCAGCCGTTGGAGCAACATGTCGCGAGTAAGTATCGGTGGAGGGCTAGGGTGAGGAGGGAGGATGCTGTGATTCCCGAGTAG
- a CDS encoding Efflux pump atB, protein MYTLALAFGPLFNAPASEYFGRRPIYILCYGLALPWYIGSALPPNLAGFLVFRFLCGFFQSVTLATIGGSIADLWTHHETGLPMGVFIWAATGGSSVGICLLSFVAEFRPWYDVFWAIMGISGGCYLLVVVAQMYCGETRHGVILRKRAARLRKETGDEGIDVAPEYQRKGFKEILYVTQTRPFRFLATEPVVQFGALYNGYLFGISFLLNGAFTLVFGPKGHGLSITQVGLCFLGIFGGITMFTFTNII, encoded by the coding sequence ATGTACACCCTCGCCCTCGCCTTCGGTCCCCTCTTCAACGCGCCCGCATCCGAGTACTTTGGTCGCCGTCCCATCTATATTCTCTGCTACGGGCTGGCCTTACCGTGGTATATCGGCTCGGCGTTGCCTCCGAACTTGGCGGGATTCTTGGTGTTCAGGTTCTTGTGTGGGTTCTTTCAGAGTGTGACGTTGGCGACGATTGGAGGGAGCATTGCGGATTTGTGGACGCATCATGAGACGGGGTTGCCGATGGGGGTGTTTATTTGGGCGGCGACGGGAGGGTCGAGTGTGGGGATTTGCTTGTTGTCGTTTGTGGCGGAGTTCAGGCCGTGGTATGATGTGTTTTGGGCTATTATGGGGATTTCGGGGGGTTGCTATCTGCTTGTTGTTGTGGCGCAGATGTATTGTGGGGAGACGAGGCATGGGGTCATCTTGCGGAAGAGAGCTGCGAGACTGAGGAAAGAGACGGGGGATGAGGGCATTGATGTGGCGCCTGAGTATCAGAGGAAGGGCTTCAAGGAGATTCTCTATGTCACGCAGACCAGACCGTTTCGATTCTTGGCGACGGAGCCGGTGGTGCAGTTCGGAGCGCTGTACAACGGATACCTCTTCGGGATCTCCTTCCTCCTTAACGGCGCCTTCACTCTCGTCTTTGGACCCAAGGGACATGGCCTCAGTATCACCCAAGTCGGACTCTGCTTCCTGGGGATCTTTGGCGGCATCACGATGTTCACATTCACCAACATCATTTAG
- a CDS encoding putative choline-phosphate cytidylyltransferase gives MPPKRKRAASAATTGEAPIEQPQASSRDASGEEDVKQSKSMDPPAKRTRASSNAATANGTKSAASGSKKPTEKVSIDTGRRVEMPKNAAESGGEQGEAGHMRMEAPPKAGLVDPAGGYKTNPPPQGRSVRVYADGVFDLFHLGHARVLQQAKMAFPDTYLIVGVTGDNETYKRKGLTVMSAKERAESVRHCRWVDEVVEDCPWVIDIDFLEKHKIDYVAHDDLPYAAKEGDDVYAPIKEKGMFLVTQRTEGVSTTGIITKIVRDYEQYISRQLKRGTSRQELNVSWLKKNQLDIKRHVSELRETIQNNWTTTGRELSNEFRQFWQPSRPNSPAPSARTATPSRLSINGTPNGRSGTPSGSTKARNNTDFAAGYAMGLIGGVKGWMEGSKRRNLSDSRAVSPDDSAEERSPVESEAESSRGRQSERILPKGEELPHS, from the coding sequence ATGCCACCGAAGCGCAAGAGGGCGGCCTCGGCAGCGACGACAGGAGAGGCGCCCATAGAACAACCACAAGCCAGCTCGCGCGATGCATCGGGCGAAGAGGATGTAAAGCAAAGTAAGAGCATGGATCCTCCAGCGAAGCGCACAAGGGCCAGTAGTAATGCTGCCACTGCCAACGGGACTAAAAGTGCTGCCAGCGGGAGCAAGAAGCCCACCGAGAAAGTCTCCATCGACACCGGCAGACGAGTAGAAATGCCCAAAAACGCCGCAGAAAGCGGCGGAGAACAAGGCGAAGCAGGACACATGCGCATGGAAGCACCACCCAAAGCCGGCCTCGTCGACCCAGCAGGCGGCTACAAAACCAACCCACCACCGCAAGGCCGCTCCGTACGCGTCTACGCTGACGGCGTCTTCGACCTCTTCCATCTCGGCCACGCCCGCGTCCTCCAGCAAGCGAAGATGGCCTTCCCGGACACGTACCTGATCGTCGGCGTCACGGGCGATAACGAAACCTACAAACGCAAAGGCCTCACCGTCATGTCTGCCAAAGAACGCGCCGAGTCTGTCCGGCACTGTCGCTGGGTTGATGAAGTTGTTGAGGATTGCCCGTGGGTTATTGATATCGATTTCCTTGAGAAGCACAAGATTGACTATGTCGCGCATGATGATCTCCCGTATGCTGCGAAAGAGGGCGATGATGTGTACGCGCCGATTAAGGAGAAGGGGATGTTCCTGGTGACGCAGAGGACGGAGGGCGTGAGCACGACGGGGATCATCACGAAGATTGTGAGGGATTATGAACAGTACATTTCCCGGCAGCTGAAGAGAGGGACGTCAAGGCAGGAGTTGAATGTGAGTTGGTTGAAGAAGAACCAGCTGGATATCAAGCGCCACGTCTCCGAACTTCGCGAAACAATACAGAACAACTGGACCACCACCGGCCGCGAGCTAAGCAACGAATTCCGACAATTCTGGCAACCGAGTCGACCTAACAGTCCCGCTCCGTCTGCCAGAACTGCGACTCCTTCCCGCCTCAGCATCAACGGTACACCCAACGGCCGCAGCGGCACTCCTTCTGGTTCAACGAAGGCCCGGAACAACACGGATTTCGCGGCGGGCTACGCAATGGGCCTCATCGGCGGTGTCAAGGGCTGGATGGAAGGCAGCAAGAGGAGGAACCTCAGCGATAGCAGAGCTGTGAGTCCCGACGACAGTGCGGAGGAGAGGAGTCCGGTGGAGAGCGAGGCTGAGAGCTCGAGGGGGAGGCAGAGCGAGAGGATTCTGCCGAAGGGGGAGGAGTTGCCGCATTCTTAG
- a CDS encoding Efflux pump FUBT, giving the protein MGKIAGITFPISLFWFAWTTYPSVHSTVPALATSLWGWSFAALIQMSFSYTEDAYKQYSASALAVLGFVRNLAGGGLPLFGNQMFQNEGYQWTGSILAFLALLMVPTPFVMENYGERLRRSCVTQPSLSWHPGQYLSLLAWTNAASSFRFFTTTDLRVRGAAQSLVYMARFEDFSGVEVTVEINGHALRYRSKQLLHGEEKRVEGVGNIVAKFFHGKITHVEKRVEPSPEMQLLQAFATPDDHDQDAASPADAPTNGPGTSNTAPRNSKLAKAEQHKSMSIPSDTERYISQQALFKPQAKLGRPGLSHRVGVVPAATVGERNKAPGILVVRTGEPPRDQTDQNKEDRASGPVVGPSSNTQGKQPAHHISDRTAPIPTTGPAMPVVLLQKATPIDANTYAIEFRYRSVHKSKKMFEAINIADLATRDIREQCVEDIHALQARAAATPPDPEPVSLAPRLKRKRRDSEEGGKDNPYMVLD; this is encoded by the exons ATGGGCAAAATCGCTGGTATCACTTTTCCCATCTCGCTCTTCTGGTTCGCATGGACGACATATCCCAGCGTCCATTCTACCGTCCCAGCCCTGGCAACATCTCTTTGGGGCTGGTCCTTTGCAGCACTGATACAAATGAGCTTTTCGTACACTGAGGATGCGTACAAGCAGTACTCAGCTAGTGCATTGGCGGTCCTTGGGTTCGTTAGGAATCTTGCGGGCGGTGGGCTTCCGCTTTTTGGCAATCAGATGTTTCAGAATGAGGGCTATCAGTGGACGGGGAGTATTTTGGCATTTCTGGCGTTGCTTATGGTGCCGACTCCGTTTGTGATGGAGAACTATGGGGAGAGGTTGAGGAGGA GTTGTGTGACACAGCCTAGCCTTTCCTGGCACCCCGGCCAGTATTTATCTCTTTTGGCCTGGACAAACGCTGCATCGTCCTTCCGTTTCTTTACAACTACCGACTTGCGAGTCAGAGGAGCAGCACAGTCCCTGGTCTACATGGCACGGTTCGAGGACTTCTCTGGCGTGGAGGTGACGGTCGAGATCAATGGACATGCCCTCAGGTA CAGAAGCAAGCAACTACTCCATGGCGAGGAGAAGCGCGTGGAGGGCGTGGGCAATATAGTCGCTAAATTCTTCCACGGCAAGATTACCCATGTCGAGAAGCGGGTCGAACCTTCACCGGAGATGCAGCTGTTGCAAGCATTTGCAACGCCAGACGACCATGACCAAGATGCCGCATCACCAGCCGATGCACCAACAAACGGTCCAGGAACATCCAATACTGCGCCAAGAAACAGCAAGTTGGCGAAGGCAGAACAGCACAAGAGCATGAGTATACCCTCCGACACAGAACGATACATCTCTCAGCAAGCGCTGTTCAAGCCGCAAGCAAAGCTCGGGAGGCCAGGTCTTTCACACCGTGTCGG AGTTGTGCCCGCTGCTACGGTAGGAGAACGGAATAAGGCTCCTGGTATCTTGGTCGTCCGGACAGGCGAGCCACCCCGAGATCAGACCGATCAGAACAAAGAAGACCGAGCTTCTGGCCCAGTCGTCGGTCCAAGCAGCAACACACAAGGCAAGCAGCCTGCTCATCATATCTCAGATCGCACGGCTCCGATTCCAACGACGGGTCCAGCGATGCCTGTCGTCCTTCTTCAAAAGGCTACGCCAATCGACGCGAATACATATGCCATCGAGTTCCGCTACCGATCCGTAC ATAAATCTAAGAAAATGTTTGAGGCGATCAATATCGCCGACCTGGCAACTCGAGATATCCGCGAGCAGTGTGTGGAAGACATACATGCGTTGCAG GCTAGGGCAGCAGCAACACCTCCTGATCCGGAGCCTGTGTCACTCGCCCCGAGGCTGAAGCGTAAGCGGAGGGATAGTGAGGAAGGAGGAAAGGACAATCCGTACATGGTGTTAGACTAA
- a CDS encoding putative cytosolic iron-sulfur protein assembly protein 1, whose protein sequence is MAPCTLKPLATFTPPCNSRTWMSTPHPHLPILATACSDKTVRIYSLQNFTQLSVISGGHKRSIRSCAWKPNSKGQSVLATGSFDASAGIWMRFEEGAGGGGIGGEGGEGMEVDVMKGLAGGDGEEGDDEEEWKLEVILDGHDSEIKSLQFCPTAPLLATCSRDKSVWIWEELENNEFETMAVLQDHEGDVKCVGWHPSEQLLASGSYDDCVRLWREDVDDWACCALITGHKGTVWWVEFEGEEVKGVLAKEEGLTDEQNAWLEEREQSGPRLMTASDDKTIRIWRRKPKEKPEAPTGQGRLPSIWKNNNFEEDWFEEARLPQVHEMPVYAVSWSKKTGRVVSTGSDGKIVVYEEQWRSSEAKDVEITAATPPPPENNGHTQQHAGLTEWAVVGVAENAHDVFEVNHVVWVPRFDKGKRFEGEEVVVSTGDDGEVKVWALDD, encoded by the coding sequence ATGGCGCCCTGCACCCTCAAACCCCTGGCGACCTTCACCCCGCCCTGCAACTCCCGCACATGGATGTCAACCCCACACCCGCACCTCCCAATCCTCGCGACAGCATGCTCAGATAAGACTGTGCGGATCTACAGTTTGCAGAATTTCACGCAGTTGAGTGTGATTTCGGGCGGTCATAAGAGGAGTATTAGGAGTTGTGCGTGGAAGCCGAATAGTAAGGGACAGAGTGTGCTGGCGACGGGGAGTTTCGACGCGAGTGCGGGGATTTGGATGAGGTTTGAGGAAGGGGCGGGGGGTGGGGGCATCGGAGGAGAGGGCGGTGAGGGAATGGAGGTCGATGTGATGAAGGGGTTAGCAGGAGGAGATGGGGAGGAAGGGGACGACGAGGAAGAGTGGAAGTTGGAGGTCATCCTCGATGGCCATGACTCTGAGATTAAGAGTTTGCAATTCTGCCCCACTGCGCCGTTGCTCGCGACGTGTAGTAGGGATAAGAGTGTGTGGATCTGGGAGGAGCTGGAGAATAATGAGTTTGAGACTATGGCGGTGCTGCAGGATCATGAGGGGGATGTCAAGTGCGTGGGCTGGCATCCGAGTGAGCAGCTGCTGGCGAGTGGGAGTTATGATGATTGTGTGAGACTGTGGAGGGAGGATGTGGATGATTGGGCTTGTTGTGCGCTCATAACCGGGCACAAGGGGACGGTGTGGTGGGTGGAGTTTGAGGGAGAGGAGGTGAAGGGTGTGCTTGCGAAGGAGGAGGGGCTGACGGATGAGCAGAACGCGTGGTTGGAAGAGAGGGAGCAGAGTGGACCGCGCTTGATGACTGCGAGTGACGATAAGACGATACGGATATGGAGACGAAAGCCGAAAGAGAAGCCTGAAGCGCCAACGGGACAGGGACGATTACCCAGCATCTGGAAGAACAACAACTTCGAGGAAGACTGGTTCGAAGAAGCACGGCTCCCACAGGTACACGAAATGCCAGTATACGCCGTCAGCTGGAGCAAGAAAACAGGCAGAGTGGTCAGCACAGGCAGCGATGGCAAGATCGTGGTATACGAAGAACAATGGCGAAGCAGCGAAGCTAAAGATGTTGAGATAACAGCCGCTACACCACCACCTCCCGAGAACAATGGACATACTCAACAGCACGCTGGGTTGACAGAGTGGGCCGTGGTCGGAGTCGCGGAGAATGCGCACGATGTCTTTGAGGTTAATCATGTTGTCTGGGTACCACGCTTTGACAAAGGGAAGCGCTTCGAGGGCGAAGAAGTAGTCGTCAGCACCGGTGATGATGGAGAAGTTAAGGTCTGGGCGCTGGACGATTGA
- a CDS encoding putative 54S ribosomal protein L32, mitochondrial, which yields MASIRLPSASFLDAFLPVVRARLLPQEDATQRLPLVQQIQQLRLKASLIPAALAPIPTILGELWDGILKAVPKKKTSHMKKRHRQMAGKALKDVTALNKCSACGRLKRAHILCPYCVQSIRQWFGNGFKSKKVVEMEKEEQFAKWNEELRSTGKRELRWEDLYDEKDTKKDEAKA from the exons ATGGCGTCGATACGACTTCCATCAGCCTCCTTCCTGGACGCGTTTCTGCCTGTTGTGCGCGCGCGACTCCTGCCACAAGAAGACGCGACACAACGATTACCATTGGTTCAACAAATACAGCAACTACGACTGAAAGCGAGCCTCATACCTGCCGCATTAGCACCGATACCGACAATACTGGGAGAGCTCTGGGATGGCATATTGAAGGCAGTGCCGAAGAAGAAGACGAGTCACATGAAGAAACGACACAGGCAGATGGCAGGCAAAGCATTGAAGGACGTCACCGCATTGAACAAGTGCAGTGCATGCGGGAGGCTGAAGAGAGCACATATACTGTGTCCATACTGTGTGCAGA GCATACGGCAATGGTTCGGTAACGGCTTCAAGTCGAAGAAGGTAGTCGAGATGGAGAAGGAAGAACAATTCGCCAAGTGGAACGAAGAGCTTAGGTCAACAGGAAAGAGAGAGCTGAGATGGGAAGATCTGTATGATGAGAAGGACACCAAGAAGGATGAGGCTAAGGCGTAA
- a CDS encoding Septin spn2: protein MAAVHSQPPQSVFPKSHVGFDSITTQIEKKLLKRGFQFNVICVGQTGLGKSTLINTIFASHLVDSKGRLQPTEPIRSTTEIHPVTHIIEENGVRLRLNIVDTPGYGDLVNNDRCWDPIVKYIKDQHSAYLRKELTAQRERYIQDTRIHCCLYFIAPTGHALKPIDIVVLKKLSETVNVVPVIAKADSLTLEERQLFKDRIKEEFAFHNIRMYPYENEEYDAEEAAMNSQIKSIIPFAVVGSEKNINVNGKTVRGRQNRWGTINVEDEKHCEFVYLRDFLTRTHLQDLIETTSQIHYESFRAKQLLALKESSAQVHGGSRPISPSADRELSRQSQRMTMNGY from the exons ATGGCAGCGGTGCACTCGCAGCCGCCTCAGAGCGTGTTCCCCAAGAGCCACGTCGGCTTCGACAGCATCACCACCCAGATCGAGAAGAAGCTGCTGAAGCGCGGCTTTCAGTTCAACGTTATCTGCGTTG GACAGACAGGTCTCGGCAAATCGACGCTCATCAACACCATCTTCGCATCGCATCTTGTGGACAGCAAGGGTCGCCTCCAGCCCACCGAGCCAATTCGTAGCACCACCGAAATCCACCCAGTCACCCACATCATCGAGGAGAACGGCGTGCGTCTCCGCCTGAACATTGTCGACACCCCAGGTTATGGCGATCTCGTGAACAACGACCGCTGCTGGGACCCAATCGTCAAGTACATCAAGGACCAGCACAGCGCATACCTGAGGAAGGAACTCACAGCCCAGCGCGAGCGATACATCCAGGACACCCGCATCCACTGCTGCTTGTACTTCATCGCACCTACCGGCCACGCGCTGAAGCCAATCGACATTGTCGTGTTGAAGAAGCTCAGCGAGACGGTCAACGTCGTGCCTGTCATTGCCAAGGCGGATAGTCTTACCTTGGAGGAGAGACAGCTCTTCAAGGACCGCATCAAGGAGGAATTCGCTTTCCACAACATTCGCATGTACCCCTACGAGAATGAGGAGTACGATGCCGAAGAGGCAGCCATGAACTCCCAGATCAAG TCCATCATCCCATTCGCAGTCGTCGGCAGCGAGAAGAACATCAACGTCAACGGCAAGACTGTTCGTGGTCGCCAAAACCGCTGGGGAACCATCAACGTCGAGGACGAGAAGCACTGCGAATTCGTCTACCTCCGCGACTTCCTCACACGCACCCATCTCCAGGACCTGATCGAGACAACATCGCAAATCCACTACGAATCGTTCCGTGCCAAGCAATTGCTTGCTCTCAAGGAGTCCAGTGCACAGGTCCACGGCGGTAGCCGACCAATCTCACCTTCTGCTGATCGCGAACTCAGCAGACAGAGTCAGCGCATGACCATGAACGGGTACTAG
- a CDS encoding Short chain dehydrogenase citE — MRQSLHTWGTISIMEGDMGLFFVYPEVPGMNKLLEVFPRIGCTEGADPFCGRRLVSHALAAGLAQDDEHPFEMSMSSQLTTSRMHRAGLAAGFDNIFETNMKDPELMRSAGLDAETVSLIREKVVGSGGIPQPEDPSAKKPPVLGLALTAKLCVLTCSGLRMADFLEDLIAGRNVPVHWGMNFTKIHNTPGPAIDPTKVTFPSHYTVVVIGAGKGIGDINKDVQVLAITADATDPASYVNIAKAIETEFGGRLDSLVYNAGGGDSVGFGASKIHEMNVADFAQVTNLNYLGAVYAAKYLIPFLLRGGGKTIVNITSGAAHMTAFPPYSYNIAKLAQNSLTEIMAGMYKEEGIVAVAVHPGSVATPGVKEKAQEIV, encoded by the exons ATGCGCCAGTCTTTACATACTTGGGGCACTATCTCCATCATGGAAGGCGACATGGGACTATTCTTCGTCTATCCAGAGGTACCTGGCATGAATAAACTGCTGGAGGTCTTTCCACGTATCGGCTGCACCGAGGGGGCGGATCCTTTCTGTGGTAGACGACTTGTGAGCCATG CTCTGGCCGCTGGCTTGGCTCAAGACGATGAGCATCCCTTCGAGATGTCCATGTCATCGCAACTGACAACCTCTCGTATGCACCGAGCAGGTTTGGCTGCTGGGTTCGACAACATTTTCGAGACGAACATGAAAGACCCCGAGCTGATGCGTTCTGCTGGCCTCGATGCCGAGACTGTGTCGTTGATTCGTGAG aaagtagtcggcagCGGAGGAATCCCCCAACCCGAGGATCCTTCTGCAAAGAAGCCGCCCGTGCTGGGACTAGCCCTTACAGCTAAGCTCTG CGTATTGACCTGCAGTGGTCTCAGGATGGCAGACTTCTTGGAAGACCTCATCGCCGGCCGCAATGTTCCCGTCCATTGGGGCATGAACTTCACCAAAATTCACAACACTCCCGGCCCAGCGATCGACCCGACCAAGGTCACCTTCCCGTCCCATTACACTGTCGTCGTCATCGGCGCAGGCAAAGGCATTGGCGA CATCAACAAGGACGTTCAGGTCCTCGCCATCACCGCCGATGCTACGGATCCTGCCAGCTATGTCAACATTGCCAAAGCAATAGAGACCGAATTCGGCGGACGTCTGGACTCTCTTGTGTACAATGCTGGTGGTGGTGACTCTGTTGGTTTCGGCGCAAGCAAAATTCATGAGATGAATGTGGCAGACTTTGCTCAAGTTACTAATCTCAATTACCTTGGAGCTGTCTACGCTGCGAAGTACTTGATCCCGTTTCTGCTGAGGGGCGGGGGTAAAACCATTGTCAACATCACAAGCGGAGCTGCGCATATGACCGCTTT TCCGCCATACAGCTACAACATCGCCAAGCTTGCGCAGAATAGCCTCACTGAGATCATGGCGGGTATGTACAAGGAGGAAGGGATTGTTGCTGTGGCGGTGCATCCAGGAAGTGTTGCGACGCCGGGCGTGAAGGAGAAGGCGCAAGAGATCGTATAG
- a CDS encoding Beta-lactamase hydrolase-like protein: MACPMNSFSGALPGSEDYVIHDFFDPSTKAWQYIIVDPGTRSCVLIDPVLDHTKDRIAISTQAADRLLSFVKSNSYRVDIMLETLSSSSLNRSGAWYLRSQLLKIQGHAPRVCGTQAAQPFGKLFARKYGFAPNTNSDEEFVDGDSIHVGHMKITMLQLPGLQTPDGRAYQIGENVFGAHSVASLKTKMQQDSASLHTTGADGIHRAWSSFQKILGMPAHYKLYFDQESGANLATPKTKVKFGGADEEAVVGRPYSTVAECRPTGDEIRAMAEETEVLLDTQSSSPAPVAPLPKQKLKSSKSGFFSRSKKS, translated from the coding sequence ATGGCTTGCCCGATGAACTCATTCTCGGGTGCCCTCCCTGGATCGGAGGACTATGTTATTCACGACTTCTTCGATCCGAGCACGAAAGCGTGGCAATATATTATTGTCGATCCAGGGACCAGGAGCTGCGTGCTGATTGACCCCGTTCTGGATCATACCAAGGATCGGATCGCGATTTCGACACAGGCGGCGGATAGGCTGCTGTCGTTTGTGAAGAGCAACAGCTACCGCGTTGATATTATGCTGGAGACTCTATCCTCTTCGAGCCTCAATCGGTCTGGAGCTTGGTATCTGCGGTCTCAGCTGCTGAAGATACAGGGACACGCCCCGAGAGTTTGTGGAACGCAGGCTGCGCAGCCGTTTGGAAAGCTTTTTGCGAGGAAGTATGGGTTTGCCCCGAATACGAATAGTGATGAGGAGTTTGTGGATGGGGACTCGATTCACGTTGGGCATATGAAGATCACTATGCTTCAGCTTCCTGGACTCCAGACCCCGGATGGAAGGGCTTACCAGATCGGCGAGAACGTCTTCGGCGCACATTCCGTGGCGAGCCTGAAGACGAAGATGCAGCAGGACAGTGCATCACTACACACTACCGGTGCAGACGGGATCCATCGGGCTTGGTCCAGCTTTCAAAAGATCCTGGGGATGCCGGCACATTACAAGCTGTACTTTGATCAAGAGTCTGGTGCTAATCTTGCCACGCCGAAGACGAAGGTCAAGTTTGGTGGCGCGGATGAGGAAGCTGTGGTGGGGAGACCTTATTCCACTGTTGCAGAGTGTCGGCCCACTGGCGATGAGATCAGGGCTATGGCTGAGGAGACGGAGGTTCTGCTGGATACTCAAAGCAGCAGTCCAGCCCCGGTGGCCCCGCTACCGAAGCAGAAGCTGAAGAGTTCGAAGAGCGGGTTCTTCTCGAGGAGTAAGAAGAGCTGA